One genomic segment of Ignavibacteriota bacterium includes these proteins:
- a CDS encoding bifunctional oligoribonuclease/PAP phosphatase NrnA, translating to MLNNSYLFELLNKFSSFIISTHVNPDPDAIGSEIAFAEILKQLNKKFRIINKSETPYNIKFLDEENSVEVFDETKHKSVFEEFEAAIILDLNHLDRTSIMENSFRNFKGKIICIDHHTNPENFTEYNFIDEFKSSTGEIIFDFIQSNDKLKLNQKISLALYSAIMTDTGSFRYSKTSSELHRKIAKLLDFGISTEEVYDKIYSQYDFSRNKMLGYSLSTIKISDSGKVSYMIITQKILKEVNGIEADVDGFVNFALNTKGVKIGILFFELGNGIKISYRSKEKIPVNILAEKFKGGGHLNAAGSRLHNVNLDEIIPQVIYEAEEIIKIYEKNIWQQNDI from the coding sequence ATGTTAAATAATTCGTACTTATTTGAGTTACTCAACAAATTTTCTTCATTTATAATTTCAACTCATGTTAATCCGGATCCGGACGCTATTGGTTCTGAGATTGCCTTTGCAGAAATTCTTAAACAATTAAATAAAAAATTTCGAATTATAAATAAATCTGAAACACCTTACAATATTAAATTTTTGGATGAAGAAAATTCTGTTGAAGTTTTCGATGAAACAAAACATAAATCAGTATTTGAAGAATTTGAAGCCGCAATTATTTTGGATTTAAATCATCTCGATAGAACTTCCATAATGGAAAATTCATTTAGAAATTTTAAAGGAAAAATTATTTGTATTGATCATCATACAAATCCGGAAAATTTTACGGAATATAATTTTATTGATGAATTTAAATCTTCAACCGGAGAAATAATTTTTGATTTTATTCAGTCAAATGATAAACTAAAATTGAATCAAAAAATTTCACTTGCACTTTATTCAGCAATAATGACGGATACCGGATCATTCAGATATTCCAAAACAAGTTCAGAACTTCATCGCAAAATCGCTAAGCTTTTAGACTTTGGAATTAGTACAGAAGAAGTTTACGATAAAATTTATTCGCAATATGATTTCAGCAGAAATAAAATGTTGGGTTATTCTTTATCAACAATTAAAATTTCCGATTCCGGAAAAGTTTCGTATATGATTATCACACAGAAAATACTTAAAGAAGTAAATGGAATTGAAGCTGATGTTGATGGATTTGTAAACTTTGCGTTAAATACAAAAGGTGTTAAAATTGGAATTTTATTTTTTGAATTGGGAAATGGAATTAAAATTAGCTATAGGTCGAAAGAAAAAATTCCGGTTAATATTTTGGCGGAAAAGTTTAAAGGCGGCGGACACTTAAATGCGGCGGGCTCCAGACTTCATAATGTAAATTTAGATGAAATAATTCCTCAAGTAATTTATGAAGCAGAAGAAATAATTAAGATTTATGAAAAAAATATTTGGCAGCAAAATGATATTTGA
- a CDS encoding T9SS type A sorting domain-containing protein, with product MKKYFSLFIILFAATLSAQNNWDVAWSLAEKPFLGSGAASEISIIKAGFDTDQDGWGEFMCGWTDLERNFVLMYEASADNTYDLVWYWEFPVSVNTFPGIAVGDLDNTGKVDIVITLPTVAADDSPPRLWFFEWSGVVGENKYGKGDLGSVTAHKTWNFNLDNGLDFRPFGLTIEDIDKDGKNELICGVRMGDRGREIFVVSATGALSGFGSFKIEFNHQEFFDGSLYSVTTGDLDNDGKNEIYASVWANMTLRFFECNGDSQYDLVTSLDSISTTDYGAVDGLRVADVNSDGVNELYWAGSEPTNTMFIITGITDVSQITPEDIKPFYRIPVTAEGGLKSMYIADPDNDNNLDLMIGGERNGQIFDLEYNGTGDPADSSSWSLNILFDIWEESGLSPTDTAVLTPRMFYGMPANDMDKDGKHEYVFTNYSADFSVWAEDKYLWIIESDVVVGVENPKNVISDNYVLEQNYPNPFNPNTKINYSIPVNAKGEMSIVKISVYDILGKEISTLVNEQKSAGNYEVNFNAANLPSGIYFYKLQVGEFSEIKKMTLLK from the coding sequence ATGAAAAAATATTTTTCCCTTTTTATAATTTTATTCGCTGCAACTTTGAGCGCTCAAAACAATTGGGATGTTGCTTGGTCGCTTGCGGAAAAACCATTTTTAGGTTCCGGTGCAGCTTCGGAAATCTCTATTATCAAAGCTGGGTTTGATACTGATCAAGACGGTTGGGGAGAATTTATGTGCGGCTGGACAGATCTTGAACGAAACTTTGTTTTAATGTATGAAGCTTCAGCTGATAATACTTATGATTTAGTTTGGTATTGGGAATTTCCGGTTTCCGTAAATACTTTTCCGGGAATTGCGGTAGGTGATTTGGATAATACCGGCAAGGTTGATATCGTTATTACGTTGCCTACCGTTGCCGCTGATGACAGTCCGCCCAGACTTTGGTTTTTTGAATGGAGCGGAGTTGTAGGTGAAAATAAATATGGAAAAGGTGATTTGGGTTCTGTTACTGCGCATAAAACTTGGAATTTTAATTTAGATAATGGATTGGATTTTCGTCCTTTTGGATTAACGATTGAAGATATTGATAAAGATGGAAAGAATGAATTAATTTGCGGTGTAAGAATGGGCGATAGAGGAAGAGAAATTTTTGTTGTTTCTGCAACCGGAGCTTTATCGGGATTCGGAAGTTTTAAAATCGAATTTAATCATCAAGAATTTTTCGATGGCTCACTTTACAGTGTTACAACCGGTGATTTAGATAACGATGGAAAAAATGAAATTTATGCTTCGGTTTGGGCAAACATGACTTTGAGATTTTTTGAATGTAACGGTGATAGCCAATACGATTTAGTAACTTCATTGGATAGTATATCAACAACTGATTACGGTGCTGTTGATGGATTACGCGTTGCCGATGTAAATAGTGACGGTGTAAACGAATTATATTGGGCTGGTTCTGAACCAACAAACACAATGTTTATCATTACTGGAATTACCGATGTTAGTCAAATTACTCCGGAAGATATTAAACCATTTTACCGTATTCCGGTAACTGCGGAAGGCGGATTAAAATCAATGTATATTGCTGATCCCGACAATGATAATAATTTGGACTTAATGATTGGCGGCGAAAGAAACGGACAAATTTTTGATTTGGAATATAATGGAACTGGTGATCCCGCAGATTCATCAAGCTGGAGTTTAAATATACTCTTTGATATTTGGGAAGAAAGTGGACTTTCTCCAACAGACACAGCAGTTTTAACGCCAAGAATGTTTTATGGAATGCCGGCAAATGATATGGATAAAGATGGAAAACATGAATATGTATTTACAAATTATAGTGCAGATTTTTCAGTTTGGGCTGAAGATAAATATTTGTGGATAATTGAAAGTGATGTTGTAGTAGGAGTTGAAAATCCTAAAAATGTTATTTCTGATAATTATGTTTTAGAACAAAATTATCCAAATCCATTTAATCCGAATACAAAAATAAATTATTCAATTCCGGTAAATGCAAAAGGCGAAATGTCAATTGTTAAAATTTCGGTTTATGATATTTTAGGAAAAGAAATTTCAACATTGGTAAACGAACAAAAATCAGCCGGAAATTATGAAGTTAATTTTAATGCAGCAAATCTTCCAAGCGGAATTTATTTTTACAAATTACAAGTTGGTGAATTTTCTGAAATTAAGAAAATGACTTTACTTAAATAA
- a CDS encoding ABC transporter permease: MIEYFIAKKYLRSKHNLNFISVISLISTIGVTIGVAALIIVLSVFNGFGSLVTKMLVNFDPHLRITSLSENQNNLNEVQTFLSNSEIVKSFAPYAEGKVILMKKKSMEILNLKGIETSDSGSIERINQQLSLGQFDLSKENNFDKIIISLPIALRLSAQIGDTIFVTSANQIKKTITRMTIPQTKRLIVSGIYEINNKQYALEYAFTNLEFAQQILNMKKNISGVEILLHDLDKSENLKEEILTKFKNDKIDISTWYDLHKDLYRVMLLERWAAYILLSLIIAVAVFNILSTLTMSVYEKKKDIGVLRSMGVTSNSIKKIFMFEGILIGVLGTTLGLFLGILVCYLQINFNLYSLDASKFIIDTLPVEVRISDFIAVSIMSLVLTFFASKYPANKALKTKIIDALKWE, encoded by the coding sequence ATGATTGAATATTTTATAGCAAAAAAATATTTGCGATCGAAACACAACTTAAATTTTATTTCGGTTATATCATTAATTTCTACAATCGGAGTTACAATCGGCGTTGCGGCTTTAATAATCGTGCTTTCCGTATTTAACGGATTTGGTTCACTCGTTACAAAAATGCTCGTAAACTTTGATCCTCATTTACGAATTACTTCCCTTTCGGAAAATCAAAATAATTTAAATGAAGTACAAACTTTTCTTTCAAATTCAGAAATTGTTAAATCATTTGCGCCTTATGCAGAAGGCAAAGTTATTTTGATGAAAAAAAAATCCATGGAGATTTTAAATTTAAAAGGAATTGAAACTTCAGATTCCGGAAGCATTGAAAGAATAAATCAGCAGCTTTCACTCGGGCAATTCGATTTATCCAAAGAAAATAATTTTGATAAAATTATTATTAGCCTACCGATTGCACTTAGATTATCGGCGCAAATTGGCGATACAATTTTTGTAACTTCGGCAAACCAAATAAAAAAAACAATTACGCGAATGACAATTCCACAGACAAAAAGATTAATTGTAAGCGGAATTTATGAAATCAATAATAAGCAATATGCTCTGGAATATGCTTTTACAAATTTGGAATTTGCACAACAAATTTTAAATATGAAAAAAAATATTTCCGGAGTTGAAATTCTTCTTCATGATTTGGATAAATCGGAAAATCTGAAAGAAGAAATTCTAACAAAATTTAAAAATGATAAAATAGATATTTCCACTTGGTATGATTTGCACAAAGATTTGTATCGTGTAATGCTTTTGGAAAGATGGGCGGCGTATATTTTACTTTCATTAATAATTGCGGTTGCAGTTTTTAATATTTTAAGTACACTTACAATGTCTGTTTACGAAAAGAAAAAAGATATCGGAGTTTTGCGCTCAATGGGAGTTACAAGCAATTCAATAAAAAAAATATTTATGTTCGAGGGAATTTTAATCGGCGTTTTAGGAACAACACTTGGATTATTTTTAGGAATATTAGTTTGCTATCTTCAAATAAATTTTAATCTTTATTCACTTGATGCAAGCAAATTTATAATTGATACTTTACCGGTTGAAGTTAGAATAAGTGATTTTATTGCTGTTTCTATTATGTCTCTTGTACTTACATTTTTCGCGTCAAAATATCCGGCAAATAAAGCATTGAAAACTAAAATTATCGATGCGTTAAAATGGGAATAA
- a CDS encoding ABC transporter ATP-binding protein: MEILKASNLFKVFQKGNEKITVLNDVTLAINQNEITMIVGASGAGKSTLLHILSGLDNPDSGEVIIDSKNIFKFSENEVSNFRNKSIGFIYQFHHLLPEFTAAENVAIAQMINGTSKKEALEKSLEFLKLVGLENRSNHQPAELSGGEQQRVAIARALVNNPKIIFADEPTGNLDSKNSEMIHQLFLELKNKLNITLLIVTHNPELVKLADRVLEMKDGNVIG, translated from the coding sequence ATGGAAATTTTAAAAGCTTCAAATCTTTTTAAAGTTTTTCAAAAAGGTAATGAAAAAATTACTGTGTTGAATGATGTTACATTAGCAATAAATCAAAATGAAATTACAATGATTGTTGGCGCTTCCGGAGCCGGCAAAAGTACTTTGCTTCATATTTTAAGCGGCTTGGATAATCCGGATAGCGGTGAAGTAATTATTGATTCAAAAAATATTTTTAAATTTTCCGAAAATGAAGTTTCGAATTTTAGAAATAAATCAATCGGATTTATTTATCAATTTCATCATCTTTTACCGGAATTTACAGCTGCTGAAAATGTTGCAATTGCACAAATGATAAACGGAACATCAAAAAAAGAAGCTTTAGAAAAAAGTTTAGAATTCTTAAAATTAGTCGGATTAGAAAATAGAAGTAATCATCAGCCGGCAGAATTAAGCGGCGGCGAACAGCAAAGAGTTGCAATTGCACGAGCTTTGGTAAATAATCCAAAAATAATTTTTGCAGATGAACCAACCGGAAATCTTGATTCAAAAAATAGCGAGATGATTCACCAACTTTTTCTTGAATTAAAAAATAAACTAAATATCACTTTGCTGATTGTAACTCATAATCCGGAATTAGTTAAACTTGCCGATCGAGTTTTGGAAATGAAAGACGGAAATGTAATTGGGTAA
- a CDS encoding leucyl aminopeptidase, which translates to MEISEAQKLQLLDHKISEIKIWNSCSPELTFIKRIKIDKKFNNDFFRNYFAGLIQFLENQNLENLFIPNIEFENYKEFFKSEQYFYQSILEGIYLGNYNFRKYFSKTEKLKKLNVFIEIKEKIFAKNIIELSSNISQSVYFTRDLVNEPANILTPIEFAERVKNEFKKTLVKVKILTEAQLKKQKMNAILSVGKGSANKPVMIIAEYKPKVKSKYKICLVGKGVTYDTGGLSIKPTAGMLQMKADMAGGATVFGIIKAAEKNNLPIEIIGIVPAVENSISGNSYKPGDIISTSSGKTIEVKDTDAEGRIILADALEYASKLNPDEIIDFATLTGAVAVALGLFTAGVFTKNDEIANRIQIASKETYEQTWRLPFWDEFNNLIESKIADVSNLGPRWGGAITAGKFLEKFVDEKIPYAHIDIAGPALSNDLTNYTKDYCTGFGVRLIYEYIKDITKK; encoded by the coding sequence ATTGAAATTAGTGAAGCTCAAAAGCTGCAACTGCTTGACCATAAAATTTCTGAAATAAAAATTTGGAATTCATGCAGTCCGGAATTAACATTCATAAAAAGAATTAAAATTGATAAAAAATTTAATAATGATTTTTTTAGAAATTATTTTGCCGGATTGATTCAATTTTTAGAAAATCAAAATTTGGAAAATTTATTTATTCCGAATATAGAATTTGAGAATTACAAAGAATTTTTCAAATCCGAACAATATTTTTATCAATCAATTTTAGAGGGAATTTATTTAGGCAATTATAATTTTAGAAAATATTTTTCTAAAACCGAGAAGCTTAAAAAGTTAAATGTTTTTATAGAAATTAAAGAAAAAATATTCGCAAAAAATATTATTGAGTTATCATCAAACATTTCGCAATCGGTTTACTTTACCAGAGATTTAGTTAACGAACCCGCTAATATTCTTACCCCAATTGAGTTTGCAGAAAGAGTTAAAAATGAGTTTAAGAAAACTTTGGTGAAAGTTAAAATTCTTACCGAAGCTCAACTCAAAAAACAAAAGATGAATGCAATTCTATCCGTTGGAAAAGGAAGTGCAAATAAACCGGTAATGATAATTGCTGAGTATAAACCAAAAGTAAAATCAAAGTATAAAATTTGTCTAGTCGGTAAAGGTGTAACTTACGATACCGGCGGATTATCAATAAAACCAACAGCCGGAATGCTTCAAATGAAAGCAGATATGGCTGGCGGTGCGACTGTATTTGGTATTATTAAAGCCGCTGAAAAAAATAATTTACCGATTGAAATTATTGGAATAGTTCCAGCAGTTGAAAATTCGATTTCGGGAAATTCATACAAACCCGGAGATATAATTTCTACATCTTCTGGTAAAACTATTGAAGTGAAAGACACAGATGCGGAAGGAAGAATAATTCTTGCTGATGCTTTAGAATATGCTTCAAAATTAAATCCAGATGAAATAATTGATTTTGCGACATTAACCGGAGCAGTTGCTGTTGCACTTGGATTATTTACCGCCGGTGTGTTTACAAAAAATGATGAAATTGCAAATCGCATTCAAATTGCATCCAAAGAAACTTATGAACAAACTTGGCGTTTACCATTTTGGGATGAATTTAACAATTTGATAGAAAGTAAAATTGCGGATGTAAGCAATCTTGGTCCGCGTTGGGGCGGAGCAATTACAGCCGGAAAATTTTTAGAAAAATTTGTAGATGAAAAAATTCCTTATGCCCACATTGATATTGCCGGACCGGCATTAAGTAATGATTTGACAAACTACACAAAAGATTACTGCACCGGATTTGGTGTTCGGTTGATTTATGAATATATAAAAGATATTACAAAAAAGTAA
- a CDS encoding 2-oxoacid:ferredoxin oxidoreductase subunit beta, with protein MSNTEIKTQKYTSKDFSSGQDVRWCPGCGDYSILAQVQRTLPNIENIEKEKVVWVSGIGCSSRFPYYMGTYGFHGIHGRAPAIATGLKIARPDLTVWVATGDGDLLSIGGNHFIHACRKNIDLKMILFNNRIYGLTKGQYSPTSEKGKVTKTSPYGSVDYPFNALSLALGSNATFVARSIDREPKHLAEMVDRAAAHKGLAFVEVYQNCNIFNDGAFELLTEKETKDDHVVVLEHGKPMLFGKNKDKGIKLEGFTPVIVDLNDGKHSINDVIVHDEKDHGMVRAFILSHLTDDPNLPTPIGVFRQVFKPTYDEAMVEQIEQVQKKKGKGDLEKLLFATNTWEVSEN; from the coding sequence ATGAGTAACACAGAAATAAAGACACAAAAATATACATCAAAAGATTTTTCAAGCGGGCAAGATGTAAGATGGTGTCCGGGCTGCGGAGATTATTCAATACTTGCGCAAGTTCAAAGAACTTTACCAAATATAGAAAATATCGAAAAGGAAAAAGTTGTTTGGGTTTCTGGAATTGGATGTTCAAGTAGATTTCCATACTATATGGGAACTTATGGATTTCATGGAATTCACGGAAGAGCTCCTGCAATTGCAACCGGATTAAAAATTGCACGACCCGATTTAACTGTTTGGGTTGCAACCGGTGATGGAGATTTATTAAGTATCGGCGGAAATCATTTTATTCACGCATGCAGAAAAAATATTGATTTGAAAATGATTCTGTTTAATAATAGAATTTACGGATTAACCAAAGGTCAATACTCTCCAACATCAGAAAAAGGGAAAGTTACAAAAACTTCTCCCTACGGAAGTGTTGATTATCCTTTTAATGCACTGTCACTTGCATTGGGTTCAAACGCAACATTTGTTGCAAGATCTATTGATCGCGAACCAAAACATCTTGCCGAAATGGTTGATAGAGCAGCTGCTCATAAAGGTTTGGCATTTGTTGAAGTTTATCAAAACTGTAATATTTTTAATGACGGCGCATTTGAACTTCTTACCGAGAAAGAAACCAAAGATGATCATGTTGTTGTATTAGAACATGGCAAACCAATGCTATTTGGTAAAAATAAAGATAAGGGAATTAAGCTTGAAGGATTTACTCCGGTTATTGTTGATCTAAACGACGGAAAGCATTCAATTAATGATGTAATTGTACACGATGAAAAAGATCATGGAATGGTCAGAGCTTTTATTCTTTCTCACTTAACTGATGATCCTAATTTACCAACTCCAATTGGTGTATTTAGACAAGTATTCAAACCGACTTACGATGAAGCTATGGTTGAACAAATTGAACAAGTACAGAAGAAAAAAGGAAAAGGTGATTTGGAAAAATTACTTTTTGCTACTAACACTTGGGAAGTTTCTGAAAACTAA
- a CDS encoding ABC transporter permease, which produces MKFSLQIANRYIKSKKGAKFLSLISVITIAGIALGITVLIMAISILNGFDKTVSENIIKFNSHINISGFGSKNLENFSAISDKIKSELGKKYSTFSPYISQKVLISKKEFTDGIILTGIDSIFAEQSLRKILINGNLNLSENDFNIIIGKKLASNFKLKVGDFINIIALKNDEIPSLTNMPTIEQFKISGIYESGMAEYDDIYAYINFSTSKSLFEIKDEISGYNINLKNISEIDSVKEKLQSVLPYPHYVRTYRDINKHIFTWLELQQKPIPIVLGLIIIVAVFNIVGALLMLIIQKTEAIGVLKSMGAKRKQIIQIFVFQGLFLAGVGIILGNLFAFVLSWLQNNYKIISLPEQIYYLSSVPIFIDFKIYILISVLGIILAFFASLIPSFIASRIQPITAIKFN; this is translated from the coding sequence ATGAAATTTTCACTTCAAATTGCAAACAGATATATTAAATCCAAAAAGGGAGCAAAATTTCTATCATTAATTTCTGTAATTACAATTGCCGGAATTGCTCTTGGAATTACTGTTTTAATTATGGCAATTTCAATTTTAAACGGATTTGATAAAACCGTTAGCGAAAATATTATAAAATTTAACTCACATATAAATATCAGCGGATTTGGTTCAAAAAATCTTGAGAATTTCTCAGCAATTTCTGATAAAATAAAATCAGAATTGGGGAAAAAATATTCCACATTTTCTCCTTATATCTCACAAAAAGTTTTGATCTCAAAAAAAGAATTTACGGATGGAATTATTTTAACCGGAATTGATTCAATTTTTGCCGAGCAATCCTTAAGAAAAATTCTGATAAACGGAAATTTGAATTTATCCGAAAATGATTTCAACATAATTATTGGAAAAAAACTTGCCTCAAATTTTAAATTAAAAGTCGGAGATTTCATCAACATTATTGCTTTAAAAAATGATGAAATTCCTTCTTTAACAAATATGCCAACAATTGAGCAATTTAAAATTTCCGGAATTTACGAAAGCGGAATGGCAGAATATGATGATATTTACGCTTATATAAATTTCAGTACTTCAAAATCTTTGTTTGAGATTAAAGATGAAATCAGCGGCTACAATATTAATCTCAAAAACATTTCCGAAATTGATTCCGTAAAGGAAAAACTGCAAAGTGTTTTGCCTTATCCGCATTATGTTAGAACTTACAGAGATATTAATAAACATATTTTTACTTGGCTTGAGCTTCAGCAAAAACCAATTCCAATTGTGCTTGGATTGATAATTATTGTTGCTGTTTTTAATATTGTTGGAGCTTTGCTAATGCTGATAATTCAAAAAACCGAAGCAATCGGCGTGTTAAAATCAATGGGCGCAAAGAGAAAACAAATAATTCAAATTTTTGTTTTTCAAGGATTATTTTTAGCCGGAGTTGGAATTATTTTGGGAAATTTATTTGCTTTTGTTTTAAGCTGGCTGCAGAATAATTATAAAATAATTTCTCTGCCAGAACAGATTTATTATTTATCAAGCGTACCAATTTTTATAGATTTTAAAATTTACATTTTGATTTCTGTTCTTGGAATAATTTTAGCATTTTTTGCTTCGCTTATACCAAGTTTTATAGCATCAAGAATTCAACCAATTACAGCAATTAAATTTAATTAA